In Candidatus Caccoplasma merdavium, the sequence CGTGATAAAGGTCGTCAGGAGTACCCCCAGGGTTGCGAGCGTGACACCCGGGCCGATGATGGGTTTTATATCTTGGTATTTGGTGTCCATACCGCCTGAGAACAGAATGATGCTCAGGGCGATGACTCCGATGAATTGGGTTGCTTTGGGATTGTCGAACTGGATTTGCAGGAACGGTATCGGACCGTCGCAGCCGAAAAACATTCCTACACCGAGGAACAGAAGCAAGGCGGGAAGGCCGAATTTATAACCGGTTTTTCCGGCCAGTACGCTGCAAAAGAGAAGTATGGCACCGACCATTACGAAATTTTCGGGATTCAAGTTCATGAGAATGGGTTTCTTCTAAATGGGTGGTTATGGGTTGGGATATAAACGTTTTCTTTGAGGTATAACAAAATCGCGAACGAAAAATTTTCGACGGCATGATGTTTTTCAATCTCGGGAGGGCGTGAAAAACTTCCTCGGGAGGACCGTAATATTACTGTTTCACAGTTGGTCGTTTGTTTTTTTTGATGGTATGTTTTTATCTGTGGCGTCAAAAATTCTTATTCCTCGGCAAGAAGATCGGGGCGCAGGCGACGCGTGCGCTCTATCGACTGCTCGTGGTTCCACTCGTCGATTTTGCGTTGGTGACCCGACAACAGCACGTCGGGGACGCGCCAGCCTTTGTATTCGGCCGGACGGGTATATACGGGCGGTGCCAGCAGGTTGTCCTGGAACGAATCGGAGAGAGCCGACTGTTCGTCGCCGAGAGCACCCGGTATCAGTCGCACGATGGCATCGCACATGATGGCTGCGGGCAACTCTCCGCCGGTGAGTACATAGTCTCCCACCGATATTTCCCGGGTGATGAGGTGCTCGCGTATGCGGTAGTCGATGCCCTTGTAATGCCCGCACAAGATGATGAGGTTTTCGGCCAGGGAGAGAGAGTTGGCCAGGGGTTGGTCAAAGAGCTCTCCGTCGGGAGAGGTGTAGATGACCTCATCGTAGGCGCGTTCGCTTTTCAGTTGCGAGATGGCCCGGTCTATCGGCTCGATTTGCATCACCATGCCGGCTGCTCCGCCGAAGGGGTAGTCGTCGACGCGCCGGTGTTTGTCGGTCGAGAAATCGCGCAGGTTGTGCACGACGATTTCGACCAGCCCCTTGTTTT encodes:
- the trmD gene encoding tRNA (guanosine(37)-N1)-methyltransferase TrmD: MRIDILTVLPELLDSPLNQSILKRAQNKGLVEIVVHNLRDFSTDKHRRVDDYPFGGAAGMVMQIEPIDRAISQLKSERAYDEVIYTSPDGELFDQPLANSLSLAENLIILCGHYKGIDYRIREHLITREISVGDYVLTGGELPAAIMCDAIVRLIPGALGDEQSALSDSFQDNLLAPPVYTRPAEYKGWRVPDVLLSGHQRKIDEWNHEQSIERTRRLRPDLLAEE